In one window of Pseudooceanicola aestuarii DNA:
- the rpsD gene encoding 30S ribosomal protein S4 — protein MTKRTSAKYKIDRRMGENIWGRAKSPVNRREYGPGQHGQRRKGKMSDFGLQLRAKQKLKGYYGDLTEKQFRRIYGEAERRKGDTGELLIGLLERRLDAVVYRAKFVPTIFAARQFVNHGHVLVNGRRVNIPSYRVKEGDVIEVREKSRQMAAILEATQLPERDVPDYMEVDHSKLTATFVRTPGLSDVPYAVVMEPNLVIEYYAQN, from the coding sequence GTGACGAAACGCACGTCTGCCAAGTACAAAATCGACCGTCGCATGGGCGAGAACATCTGGGGCCGCGCCAAATCCCCGGTGAACCGCCGCGAATACGGCCCCGGCCAGCACGGCCAGCGCCGCAAGGGCAAGATGTCCGACTTCGGCCTGCAATTGCGCGCCAAGCAGAAGCTGAAAGGCTATTACGGCGACCTGACCGAGAAACAGTTCCGCCGCATCTACGGTGAGGCCGAGCGCCGCAAGGGCGACACCGGCGAGCTGCTGATCGGTCTGCTGGAACGCCGCCTGGACGCCGTCGTCTACCGCGCGAAATTCGTGCCGACCATCTTCGCCGCACGCCAGTTCGTGAACCACGGCCATGTGCTGGTTAACGGCCGTCGCGTGAACATCCCCTCCTACCGGGTGAAAGAAGGCGACGTCATCGAAGTGCGCGAGAAATCCCGCCAGATGGCTGCGATCCTCGAAGCGACCCAGCTGCCGGAACGTGACGTGCCCGATTACATGGAAGTCGACCATTCCAAGCTGACGGCAACCTTCGTCCGCACCCCCGGCCTGAGCGACGTGCCCTATGCCGTCGTGATGGAACCGAACCTGGTCATCGAATATTACGCGCAGAACTAA
- a CDS encoding homospermidine synthase codes for MSHPVHARIDGPVILIGFGSIGRGTLPLIERHFDFDRDKLVIVDPDPALADDIAARGIRHVPQALTPANFREVLGGLMEPGTGFVVNLSVDTSSLDLMRFCREQGVLYIDTVVEPWAGFYFDTQDNADRTNYALRQAVRDEKAANPGGTTAVSCCGANPGMVSWFVKDALLKLAADTGRDATAPADRAGWASLMQDLGVAGVHIAERDTQVRLAPRDPGVFVNTWSVEGFIAEGFQPAELGWGTAETWMPEDAHRQDRGCMSGIWLDRPGANTRVRTWCPTPGPQFGFLVTHNEAISIADYYTVGSPADPEYRPTCHYAYHPCDDAVLSLHEMFGSEQIQDVHHILDVNEIDSGIDELGVLLYGHEKNALWYGSRLSNEETKALAPDQNATGLQVSSAVLAGMVWALENPRAGIVETDEIDHARCLEIQKPYLGPVEGHYTDWTPLTNRQTQFPEELDEENPWAFRNTLAG; via the coding sequence ATGTCCCACCCTGTCCATGCCCGTATCGACGGCCCCGTGATCCTGATCGGCTTCGGCTCCATCGGGCGGGGGACGCTGCCCCTGATCGAGCGGCATTTCGACTTTGACCGGGACAAGCTGGTGATCGTGGATCCCGATCCCGCGCTGGCCGACGACATCGCCGCGCGCGGCATCCGCCATGTGCCGCAGGCCCTGACCCCGGCCAATTTCCGCGAGGTTCTGGGCGGGTTGATGGAGCCGGGGACCGGCTTTGTCGTCAACCTCAGCGTCGATACCTCCTCGCTGGACCTGATGCGCTTCTGTCGGGAGCAGGGGGTGCTCTATATTGATACTGTGGTAGAGCCCTGGGCCGGGTTCTATTTCGACACGCAGGACAATGCCGACCGCACCAATTATGCCCTGCGCCAGGCGGTCCGGGACGAGAAAGCCGCCAATCCTGGTGGCACCACCGCCGTCAGCTGCTGCGGCGCCAACCCCGGCATGGTGTCCTGGTTCGTGAAGGATGCGCTGCTGAAACTGGCCGCCGACACCGGCCGAGACGCCACCGCGCCTGCCGATCGCGCGGGCTGGGCCAGCCTGATGCAGGATCTGGGCGTGGCGGGCGTGCATATCGCGGAACGCGACACCCAGGTGCGCCTGGCTCCGCGCGATCCGGGGGTCTTCGTCAATACCTGGTCGGTGGAAGGGTTCATCGCCGAAGGGTTCCAGCCCGCCGAACTGGGGTGGGGCACCGCCGAGACATGGATGCCCGAGGACGCCCACCGTCAGGACCGCGGCTGCATGTCCGGCATCTGGCTGGATCGTCCGGGCGCCAATACCCGCGTGCGCACCTGGTGCCCCACGCCTGGCCCGCAATTCGGGTTCCTCGTCACCCATAACGAGGCGATTTCCATCGCCGACTACTACACCGTCGGCAGCCCCGCCGATCCCGAGTACCGCCCCACCTGCCACTACGCCTATCATCCCTGCGACGATGCGGTCCTGTCCCTGCACGAGATGTTCGGCTCGGAACAAATCCAGGACGTGCATCACATTCTCGACGTGAACGAGATCGACAGCGGTATCGATGAGCTGGGCGTGCTGCTCTACGGTCACGAGAAGAACGCGCTCTGGTACGGCTCCCGCCTGTCGAACGAAGAGACCAAGGCGCTGGCCCCCGATCAGAACGCGACCGGGCTGCAAGTGTCCTCTGCCGTGCTGGCCGGCATGGTCTGGGCGCTGGAAAACCCCCGTGCCGGCATCGTGGAGACGGACGAGATTGACCACGCCCGCTGCCTGGAGATCCAGAAGCCCTACCTTGGCCCGGTGGAGGGGCATTACACCGACTGGACCCCGCTCACCAACCGCCAGACCCAGTTCCCCGAGGAGCTGGACGAGGAAAACCCCTGGGCCTTCCGCAACACGCTGGCGGGGTAG
- a CDS encoding amphi-Trp domain-containing protein: MGTSDRQFLHESLQDAKTVKTLLTALAKGFSNKEITLGDDTDELVMTTADLMTVRIKADRQGPDCQVSLRVSWTDPTERKPETGAPRISG; this comes from the coding sequence ATGGGCACTTCGGACCGGCAGTTCCTTCATGAATCGCTTCAGGACGCCAAGACGGTGAAGACATTGCTGACCGCGCTGGCCAAGGGGTTCTCCAACAAGGAGATCACGCTGGGCGACGATACGGATGAGCTGGTGATGACGACCGCCGACCTGATGACCGTGCGGATCAAGGCCGATCGCCAGGGCCCCGATTGCCAGGTCAGCCTGCGCGTGTCCTGGACCGACCCGACGGAGCGCAAGCCCGAAACCGGCGCCCCCCGTATCTCCGGGTGA